From a single Canis aureus isolate CA01 chromosome 5, VMU_Caureus_v.1.0, whole genome shotgun sequence genomic region:
- the GJD4 gene encoding gap junction delta-4 protein produces the protein MERLDLLGFLLITFNCNVTIVGKIWLIFAILLRMVVLLSAGAPVYQDEQERFVCNTLQPGCANVCYDAFSPVSQLRFWLLQSLAALLPSALFCAYVLHRGAALAARGLGLGGRDAGGPRDLPVPDLSRGYVVHLSLRVLTEAAFGASHYLLFGLAVPARVPCAQPPCSGVVDCYVSRPTEKALLALLMGAASALSLLLSAADLLCSVRGRGAAAPRPAARRPARKVGVGVRTARTRAPGDADALGPGARGDPTERPREQRPGAVALGARDPSDTDLAQRASPDDPVLWARRPGARRLRGRPAGPGPGVRRAASAGPGGESPRGALAWGCPPACRQWRGARFTPPLPLMKSMVTELSRHTAHLTAS, from the exons ATGGAACGCTTGGACCTGCTGGGGTTCCTTCTCATCACCTTCAACTGCAACGTGACCATTGTGG GGAAGATCTGGCTCATCTTCGCGATCCTGCTGCGGATGGTGGTGCTGCTGTCGGCGGGCGCCCCGGTGTACCAGGACGAGCAGGAGCGCTTCGTGTGCAACACGCTGCAGCCGGGATGCGCCAACGTGTGCTACGACGCTTTCTCCCCGGTGTCGCAGCTGCGGTTCTGGCTGCTGCAGAGCCtggccgccctcctcccctccgcgCTCTTCTGCGCCTACGTGCTGCACCGGGGCGCCGCGCTGGCCGCCCGCGGGCTGGGGCTCGGCGGCCGGGACGCCGGGGGCCCGCGCGACCTGCCGGTGCCGGACTTGTCCCGCGGCTACGTGGTCCACCTGTCGCTGCGCGTGCTGACCGAAGCGGCTTTCGGCGCCTCGCACTACCTGCTCTTCGGGCTCGCGGTCCCAGCCAGGGTCCCGTGCGCGCAGCCGCCCTGCAGCGGCGTGGTGGACTGCTACGTGTCCCGGCCCACCGAGAAGGCCCTGCTGGCGCTGCTCATGGGCGCGGCCAGCGCGCTCTCGCTGCTGCTCAGCGCCGCCGACCTCCTGTGCAGCGTGCGCGGCAGG GGGGCAGCGGCCCCCCGACCCGCTGCCCGGCGCCCGGCGCGCAAAGTCGGAGTGGGTGTGAGGACCGCGCGGACGCGGGCGCCCGGAGACGCCGACGCGCTGGGGCCGGGCGCGCGGGGCGACCCCACGgagcggccccgggagcagcggCCGGGAGCAGTGGCGCTGGGGGCGCGCGACCCGTCGGACACAGACCTGGCCCAGAGGGCTTCCCCGGACGACCCTGTGCTTTGGGCACGGCGGCCGGGAGCCCGGAGACTGCGAGGACGCCCCGCGGGCCCCGGACCTGGGGTGCGCCGTGCGGCGtccgcggggcccgggggcgaGTCGCCACGGGGGGCTTTGGCCTGGGGGTGCCCTCCCGCGTGTCGTCAGTGGAGAGGCGCCCGCTtcaccccgcccctgcccctcatGAAGTCGATGGTGACTGAGTTGTCGCGTCACACCGCGCACCTCACAGCGTCGTAG